The Deltaproteobacteria bacterium nucleotide sequence CGGAGCCGCTCGTGCTGTTGGAAGGTGGCGAGCGCCGGCCGAGTGAAGATGCCGGCGCCTACGTCGATATCGACAAGCAATGGCGCGGCGGCAAGTTCGAACGCTGGACCGAGCAACTGCCGCCGGAGATCGGCGATCCGTCGCAGTTGCTGCACATCGATGATGTGGCGGATCGCAGTTTCCAGCACCCTGTCGATGCGCAGGCCCGACGAGTGATGCGCCGGTTGAATCAGTCGGCGGGGTTGCTGCGCCAAGCAATGGTGTGGACGCGAGTGCGACCGGGTGATCGCTCGACCGCGTTTCACACGCACGATCGGACCGACGAATGGATCTTCGCCCTCTCCGGTCGCGCGCGTGTACGGGTCGGCGACGAGCGTTTCGAAATCGGCCCGTACGACTTCGTCGGCCATCCCGCCGGCAGCCCGGCGCATGTGATGGAGCCGCTCGAACCGTTGACGTACCTGATGGGCGGCGAGATCAATCCCGACGACGCGGTCATCTATCCCGACGCGGGAGTGCGTCGGGTGCACGGAAAACTGGAACCGTTGGAGTCGGCCTAATCGCGGCCCCTCGCTTCGCGAACGCGGGCGGGCCGCCCGCGCTACCAGTTCAATGCGAAGGTTCCCTGATCCCGGTAGGGCGGGCGGCTCGCCCGCCTCCAACCTGAAACGCAAACGGGGCGATGAGCATTGCGCCCATCACCCCGTCATGTATCGTGACGCGGTCGCGTCTTTACGGGAAACGCGCGGTCATGTTGCCGGCGTCGTCGATCTGCGGGTTCGAACCCGCAAAGCTCACGACTTCCGCCGGACCGCCGGAGTAGGCGAACAACCCATTCGCCATACCAGCAACAGAGGCGCGAAAGACGGTCTTACCTAACGTGTTCACTGCTGGCGCCACAGTGCCGGTAATCGAAACCAACCCGGAACCTAGCGCCGAGTCGCCAGACGCTTGTCGAACTATGTGAGATGCTGCGCCGAAACCACCGCCGGCTGAGAAGAGCGCTTTCGGCGTCGAACCGCCCGAAACCTTCCCGAGCCAAGCGGCGCCAGTAGAGGACATCGCCAACGGGGTCGATCCCGCGAAGGCGGTGTAGGTGCCCCCGACGGCACCGTCCGGCACCAGCGCTCCCGCGGAGGCCACGAGCGAGATAAACGCACAGCTAAGGGGAGGGGAGAACTGGAGTGCCGTCTCCGTGGCGCTCGGGCCGCCCTTCGACTTCGCTCGGTGCAGCACGTACGGTCCCGCAGGGGCCCCGATGGCTATTTCCATTGAGTCCCCGAAGTCGTCATAGACGGCCCCGGCCCCCGGCCAAGTAGGCGCACAGGTCACGCTCCCCTCCATTACCGCCGTGGCGAAGGTTCCAGGGATGGAGAAGACAAACACACCCGTATCGCTACTGGTGGGGACTCCGCCCCCGATCACCTTACCTCGAAAAGCCAGGTCGATGGCTGCTCCGTCGAACGTCGCTGCCAAACGCAGCTTATCGGAAAAGTCCCCAAACGTAGACGCACCAGGAAACGGCGGCGGCGCTCCAGTCGTCGACTCCTGGGCGATCAGTGCAACGGGAAAGGGCACGAACCCTGGAAGGGCAAAGGTCGCATCGAACAGGGCCGTGTTAGTTGGCCCCGGCGGACCAATTTGCCCGCGAAAGAAGACATGCAGTACGCACGCCCCCGGGTTGATCGCAATCGCCGGATTCGGGTAGCCGCTTTTGAATTTTCCGTAGGTGCCGCCGGCCGGGGTCACCGCACCCTCGATGACGGCGTCGACGATCGTGTCCGACACTCCATCATAGAGGAAGATGCCGGTGCTTGGCGGCCCGGCGACATTGAACTCCGCCGAGAACGCCGCGACCGATACCGGTGGTGCACCGCACGTGAACGCCGGGAGAGAAGCCACTGGCGCCTTGATCGAACCCGCCGGGGATTTGAACTTCTGGCCGGCGAAGAAGCCGACCGCTCGGGTGTCGCCGCCTTGGTAGATGCCCACCCACTGCCCCGTACTCGCCGGGCGGTAGAGCAGTCCCGAGGCGCCCGCGATACTGGGCACCGCACCGAGCATCGCGATCATCCACACGAACATTCGCTGTCTCATCGCACCCTCCTGTTCTGATGTAGTTGGCTCCGCCTTGGAACCGCCGCGATGATACGGCTGCGAATTCATCGCCGTCAAGCGAATTTTAGACGGATCGACGCCCACCGAATACCGCAAGCTCGAAGACTTTGAAGTAGCAGTCCACGTCGGCGAACCCGATCTCCCGCAGCCACTGACACTGCTGCTCGACCGGCGCCAGAATATTCGCCGCCTTGTCAGGCCGCGCATAGAATTCCTCAGCCAATTGCGTGCGCGGCTTGTCGCTGCCTTGGCTGGTCTGAAACGCGTGAATGGAATCGATCATGAGTTCATCGGAGAGCGATTCGATCCACGGCGTACGCGACACGACGTGCTCGACGTTGATGAACATCCCACCCGGCAGCAGACGCTCGAAGATCTCGCCGTACAATTCGCGCTTGCGCTGATCAGTAAGATGATGGATCGCGTAGCGCGACACGACGAGATCGAACGGCGCATCGGCGGCGATCGAGCGAACCCAGTCGGGGTGAGCGAGATCGCCGATCACGAACTTCGGCGTAGGATCGTGACGGCCAAGCGTGGCGCGCGCCGCCTCGAACATCGGCTCGGAAAAATCCACCAGCGTCGCCCGCGCCTGCGGGTAGCCGCTCAGCAGCGCCTGCGCCACGGCGCCGCCGCCGCAGCCGAGGTCGACGAAGTTGCGGACCGGTTCACCACGCGCCTCGATCACCCGCAACGCGATCTCGAGTTGCGCTGCGCCGAACGGCACACCGCCGACCAACTTGTCGAGGTAGGTGCGCACCAACGTGGGATCTTGCCAGACAGTATCCTGCCGGTCCTGTCGCTGCATCGGCGTCCTCCGCAGCCGCACCATCGCCGCGAACTCCGGCGCGGTCAAGGCGAGCGTTCACACGAGAGTGGCGGGCACCGATGGTTGAGTCTGCGCAGCGCGAACGCGGGCGGGTCGCTGACGCTAGTGTTGCTTCTTACAAATGTCTGCGACATGGCCTCGACCAGATGTACCGTTCCCTGTAGGGGCGACGCATGCGTCGCCCGCGAATTGATGTGGTCCATCGCGGAGAAGACGGAGGGCGATGCATGCATCGCCCCTACGCCTCAGAGAAGCCGTTGTGACTGACATTTTCGAGACACGACACTAGCGCCCGTCACGCAGCAATTCCCTCTCCCGCATTGCTAGCGGGAGAGGGCGAGGGTGAGGGTTTCCGTCAGCGGGCCCGGCCCGCTTGGCCTTGCGGCGCAAGGCCCCGAGCACATGGTGCCCTCACCTCAATCCTCTCCCGCGTGTGATGCGGGAGAGGAAGTTTCCCTGGTTTCTACTTCTGACTGTGAGAACGTGCGTTCTTCTACGGGTTGCCAATCCCGTCGCGGGTGGGACGCCCGCGTTACTGTAGGAAGGATACGATCAACTCGTACAACTTGTCGGGCTGTTCTAGCGCGGGCAGATGTCCGCACTGATCGATCACCTTCAATTGCGCGTTCGGAATGCGCGCGGCGTAGCGCTCGCCGTGGGCGAGCGGAATCAGACCGTCTTGTTTACCCCACACCACCAGCGTCGGCGCGGTGATGCGATTGAGGCGGCGCTCGAGTTTCGGATTGTGGAAGTACGGATTCCACGCAAACTTCGCCAACGCCTCCATCGCCTTGAACTGCGGCAGCAGCACTTCCTCCGGCAACTGCGAGAAGTCGACCAGCATCCGCATCGCCATCGCCAGCGGTTGGTTCTGGTCGTAGAACATCAGCGTCGCCAGTTCCGGCGGTTCGGTGCCGAACATTTCGGCGATCGGCGCTTCGTCGAGGTGCAATCCCGCCGCATCGATCAACACCAACCGCTTCACCAACGCCGGGTAGCGATGCGCGATCTCGGCGGCGACCCACCCACCGAACGAGCTGCCGGCAACGTTCAACTGTCCAGCGCCGAGGCCGAGCGCGTTGATGACGTCGACGTAGTGGAAGACGATGTCGTCGATGCCATCGAATTGCTCGATACCGCCCGAGTTTCCGAATCCCGGGTGCGATGGGTGATAGACGGTGAACTGCTGCGCCAAGCGATCGAAGAGCGGCAACCAATCCGCATCGCCCGCGCCGCCGTGCAGATAGAGCAGCGGCGCCCCGGCGCCGGCGCGGCGCAGCTCGACCGGCACCCCGTACACATCCAGCATGACTGTCGTATGCGACATGATCTTGTCCTCAGAGAAGAAGGCAGAGCGCTTAGGCCGAGCGCGCGACGCGCGCCGGTTCGGCGATCCGCGCCGACGCCAACTTGCGCAATGCGGGCAGCACTTCGCGCGAGAACAAGTCCATGTTGCGCCGCGTCAGATCGGCGGGCAGCGTGCCGAGTTGCAGCAGCGCGAGGATGTTGCCGACGCCGAGCCACTCGATCATCTCGGTCATCTTGCGAATCACCGTCTGCGGGCTGCCGACGATGGCGTAGTCGCCTTCCTCCACTTGGTTCCAGTTGTCGAGGTAGAGCATGAAGTCGTTGCGCGAGGTGAGGATCTTCATCGCCGAGCGGGCGGAGGTGTATCCCGGCGGACTGATCTGAATCCCGGGCAGCAGCTTCTTTGCGAAGTACCAGAAGTGCGACTCGTACTCCTTGCGCGCTTGCTCGTCGGTGTCGGCGACGTAGATCGGGCACAGCCAGCCCATCTGTTTCGGATCGGCGGTGTAGCCTTCCTTGTCGCAGGCCTCGCGGAAGAAATCGAAATTGCGCTTGAACACGCGCTTGTGAAAATACGGGATGCCCATGTACGCGTAGCGGTGCTTGGCGACGAACTCCATGGTCTCGAGGCTGCCGGCGCCGGGAATCCAAATTGGCGGGTGCG carries:
- a CDS encoding cupin domain-containing protein, encoding MTRPSCAVHVSDLLGEPRPRWTPAPGIAATVRNLGDAVGLTHMGVHLRTVEPGNAGTNRHFHVVEEEWTYVLSGCGAVRIGPHRLPVRAGSFVGFPPGPRPHHFIAEGTEPLVLLEGGERRPSEDAGAYVDIDKQWRGGKFERWTEQLPPEIGDPSQLLHIDDVADRSFQHPVDAQARRVMRRLNQSAGLLRQAMVWTRVRPGDRSTAFHTHDRTDEWIFALSGRARVRVGDERFEIGPYDFVGHPAGSPAHVMEPLEPLTYLMGGEINPDDAVIYPDAGVRRVHGKLEPLESA
- a CDS encoding class I SAM-dependent methyltransferase, giving the protein MQRQDRQDTVWQDPTLVRTYLDKLVGGVPFGAAQLEIALRVIEARGEPVRNFVDLGCGGGAVAQALLSGYPQARATLVDFSEPMFEAARATLGRHDPTPKFVIGDLAHPDWVRSIAADAPFDLVVSRYAIHHLTDQRKRELYGEIFERLLPGGMFINVEHVVSRTPWIESLSDELMIDSIHAFQTSQGSDKPRTQLAEEFYARPDKAANILAPVEQQCQWLREIGFADVDCYFKVFELAVFGGRRSV
- a CDS encoding alpha/beta hydrolase; translation: MSHTTVMLDVYGVPVELRRAGAGAPLLYLHGGAGDADWLPLFDRLAQQFTVYHPSHPGFGNSGGIEQFDGIDDIVFHYVDVINALGLGAGQLNVAGSSFGGWVAAEIAHRYPALVKRLVLIDAAGLHLDEAPIAEMFGTEPPELATLMFYDQNQPLAMAMRMLVDFSQLPEEVLLPQFKAMEALAKFAWNPYFHNPKLERRLNRITAPTLVVWGKQDGLIPLAHGERYAARIPNAQLKVIDQCGHLPALEQPDKLYELIVSFLQ
- a CDS encoding LLM class flavin-dependent oxidoreductase, producing the protein MEFFFFHLMPWPHLPADYEGPAWVKCPNSNYDAQRGTAVYNRYLDELIYADELGFDGVCVNEHHANAYGNMPSPNLIASILARQTKRCKIAVVGNALPLYNPPLRVAEEFAMIDVISGGRLIAGMVVGGGPEYYSNGLNPAQARERFYEAHDLIVQAWTRTGPFEFNGKHYKLRYVNPWPTPLQKPHPPIWIPGAGSLETMEFVAKHRYAYMGIPYFHKRVFKRNFDFFREACDKEGYTADPKQMGWLCPIYVADTDEQARKEYESHFWYFAKKLLPGIQISPPGYTSARSAMKILTSRNDFMLYLDNWNQVEEGDYAIVGSPQTVIRKMTEMIEWLGVGNILALLQLGTLPADLTRRNMDLFSREVLPALRKLASARIAEPARVARSA